The following coding sequences lie in one Miscanthus floridulus cultivar M001 chromosome 9, ASM1932011v1, whole genome shotgun sequence genomic window:
- the LOC136483634 gene encoding probable NAD kinase 2, chloroplastic isoform X2: MLDVCAPHGPVKLPAASVGGVRIAWVAGRCWWRSAAVGAARHGVAARASSFGSRIGLDSQNFHTRDLSQLLWIGPVPGDIAEIEAYCRIFRAAEQLHTTVMSALCDPETGECPVRYDVESEDLPVLEDKVAAVLGCMLALLNRGRNEVLSGRSGVAGAFQGSEDSTSDRIPPLALFRGDMKCCCESMQVALASYLGPSEPRGLDVWRKLQRLKNACYDAGFPRPDGYPCPTLFANWFPVYLSIVSDNSGTDELEVAFWRGGQVSEEGLAWLLEKGFKTIVDLREEDVKDDLYLSAVQELVSSGKIEVVNMPVEIGTAPSAEQVQQFAALVSDGAKKPIYLHSKEGVSRTSAMVSRWKQYVTRSERWAVQNHSLNGNGKVLTSYETMQRTGSPSSSMNGTENGTITESDRTMNNGESCEIDIETARHNLEITNALSNDQSTQQGEMPGTGAELLSNFKLESNPLKAQFPTCDVFSRKEMTKFFRSKKVYPKSVLNSRRRSSSLLVSRRKQNLNAERNGTIDYEAAEFPVLESSNGKSFNNDYILSVASGITNGKPSNNGASSLIEEKETEVSVATVGTRASASSSNGKVQVGSQKSAEKNGAPYLERNKSDDADGNMCASSTGVVRLQSRRKAEMFLVRTDGFSCTREKVTESSLAFTHPSTQQQMLMWKSPPRTVLLLKKLGDELMEEAKEVASFLHHQEKMNVLVEPDVHDTFARIPGYGFVQTFYTQDTSDLHERVDFVTCLGGDGLILHASNLFRTSVPPVVSFNLGSLGFLTSHNFEGFRQDLRDLIHGNNTLGVYITLRMRLRCEIFRKGKAMPGKVFDVLNEVVVDRGSNPYLSKIECYEHNHLITKVQADGVIVATPTGSTAYSTAAGGSMPQLTYCTNILARQVLPHNIPWFAD; the protein is encoded by the exons ATGCTCGACGTCTGCGCTCCGCACGGGCCCGTCAAGCTCCCGGCTGCGTCTGTCGGCGGGGTGCGAATCGCCTGGGTCGCCGGCAGGTGCTGGTGGCGAtcggcggcggtgggggcggcGCGCCATGGCGTCGCCGCGCGGGCGTCGTCCTTCGGTTCCCGGATCGGGCTCGATTCCCAG AATTTTCACACAAGGGACCTGTCCCAGTTGTTGTGGATCGGTCCGGTGCCTGGTGACATCGCGGAGATTGAGGCCTACTGCCGAATATTCCGTGCTGCCGAGCAGCTCCACACCACGGTCATGTCAGCACTCTGTGATCCAGAGACAGGAGAGTGCCCTGTACGCTATGATGTGGAGTCAGAGGATCTGCCAGTGCTGGAAGACAAGGTCGCTGCCGTCCTTGGCTGCATGCTGGCGTTGCTGAACCGGGGAAGGAATGAGGTGCTCTCAGGGAGGTCAGGTGTTGCAGGTGCCTTCCAGGGATCTGAGGACAGCACCTCTGATAGGATCCCACCGCTTGCCTTGTTCCGTGGAGACATGAAGTGTTGCTGTGAGAGTATGCAGGTGGCGCTTGCCAGCTACCTTGGACCGAGTGAGCCCAGGGGGTTGGACGTATGGAGGAAGCTGCAGAGGTTGAAGAACGCTTGTTACGATGCAGGTTTCCCAAGGCCTGATGGTTATCCATGTCCGACATTATTTGCAAATTGGTTTCCGGTGTACCTTTCGATTGTGTCAGATAATTCAGGAACAGATGAGCTAGAAGTTGCATTTTGGAGGGGAGGGCAAGTCAGTGAGGAGGGACTGGCATGGCTACTAGAAAAGGGATTCAAAACTATAGTTGATCTCCGTGAAGAAGATGTTAAAGATGATTTGTACCTTTCAGCAGTTCAGGAACTTGTCTCATCTGGGAAGATAGAGGTGGTGAATATGCCAGTTGAGATTGGAACTGCACCATCAGCTGAACAGGTTCAGCAATTTGCAGCTCTTGTGTCAGATGGCGCAAAGAAGCCCATTTATCTCCATAGCAAAGAAGGTGTTTCTAGGACGTCTGCAATGGTCTCAAGATGGAAACAGTATGTTACTCGTTCAGAGAGATGGGCTGTCCAAAATCACTCTCTAAATGGGAATGGTAAGGTCCTGACAAGTTACGAGACCATGCAGCGCACGGGCAGCCCAAGTTCCTCTATGAATGGAACTGAAAATGGTACGATAACGGAATCTGATAGGACCATGAACAATGGGGAATCATGTGAGATAGACATAGAGACAGCTCGTCATAATCTGGAGATCACTAATGCCCTTTCCAATGATCAAAGCACTCAACAAGGCGAAATGCCTGGCACCGGGGCAGAACTCTTGTCAAACTTTAAACTGGAGAGTAACCCCCTTAAAGCACAATTTCCTACTTGTGATGTTTTCTCTAGAAAAGAGATGACCAAGTTTTTTAGAAGCAAAAAGGTTTATCCAAAATCTGTTCTGAACTCTAGGAGACGATCAAGTAGCTTGCTGGTCTCAAGGAGAAAACAAAATCTCAATGCGGAGCGTAATGGAACCATTGACTATGAAGCAGCAGAGTTTCCAGTTCTGGAAAGTTCAAATGGGAAATCATTTAACAATGATTATATTCTATCAGTTGCTTCAGGTATCACTAATGGAAAACCTTCCAACAATGGAGCCTCCTCATTAATTGAGGAAAAGGAAACGGAAGTTTCAGTCGCTACTGTTGGTACTAGAGCATCTGCCAGCAGTTCTAATGGAAAGGTTCAGGTTGGATCACAAAAATCTGCTGAAAAGAATGGTGCCCCTTATCTTGAGAGAAACAAATCAGATGATGCTGATGGAAATATGTGTGCTTCTTCAACTGGTGTCGTTAGACTCCAGTCAAGAAGAAAAGCAGAGATGTTTCTAGTACGTACAGATGGATTTTCTTGTACTAGAGAAAAAGTAACAGAATCATCTCTGGCTTTTACGCATCCTAGTACCCAGCAACAGATGCTTATGTGGAAATCACCTCCAAGGACTGTCTTACTTTTGAAGAAATTAGGCGATGAGCTCATGGAAGAAGCTAAAGAG GTTGCTTCATTTCTGCATCATCAAGAAAAGATGAATGTTCTTGTGGAACCTGATGTTCATGATACGTTTGCTAGAATTCCAGGTTATGGTTTTGTGCAAACCTTCTATACTCAAGATACCAG TGACCTTCATGAGCGAGTTGATTTTGTTACATGCTTGGGTGGTGATGGACTCATTTTGCATGCGTCAAACCTATTTAGAACTTCTGTACCACCTGTTGTCTCCTTCAATCTTGGATCTCTTGGGTTCTTAACTTCACATAAT TTCGAAGGTTTCAGACAAGACTTGAGAGATTTAATCCATGGGAACAACACACTTGGAGTTTATATAACCCTTAGAATGCGTCTAAGATGTGAGATCTTTCGTAAAGGAAAAGCAATGCCTGGTAAAGTATTTGATGTGCTGAATGAAGTTGTTGTTGATCGAGGTTCCAATCCATACCTATCAAAAATCGAGTGTTATGAGCATAACCACCTTATCACTAAG gtgcaagctgaTGGGGTGATAGTTGCAACACCAACTGGCAGCACAGCATATTCTACCGCAGCAGGGGGATCAATG CCTCAATTAACGTACTGTACAAACATTTTAGCTCGTCAAGTTTTACCCCACAACATACCTTGGTTTGCTGACTGA
- the LOC136483634 gene encoding probable NAD kinase 2, chloroplastic isoform X1, which yields MLDVCAPHGPVKLPAASVGGVRIAWVAGRCWWRSAAVGAARHGVAARASSFGSRIGLDSQNFHTRDLSQLLWIGPVPGDIAEIEAYCRIFRAAEQLHTTVMSALCDPETGECPVRYDVESEDLPVLEDKVAAVLGCMLALLNRGRNEVLSGRSGVAGAFQGSEDSTSDRIPPLALFRGDMKCCCESMQVALASYLGPSEPRGLDVWRKLQRLKNACYDAGFPRPDGYPCPTLFANWFPVYLSIVSDNSGTDELEVAFWRGGQVSEEGLAWLLEKGFKTIVDLREEDVKDDLYLSAVQELVSSGKIEVVNMPVEIGTAPSAEQVQQFAALVSDGAKKPIYLHSKEGVSRTSAMVSRWKQYVTRSERWAVQNHSLNGNGKVLTSYETMQRTGSPSSSMNGTENGTITESDRTMNNGESCEIDIETARHNLEITNALSNDQSTQQGEMPGTGAELLSNFKLESNPLKAQFPTCDVFSRKEMTKFFRSKKVYPKSVLNSRRRSSSLLVSRRKQNLNAERNGTIDYEAAEFPVLESSNGKSFNNDYILSVASGITNGKPSNNGASSLIEEKETEVSVATVGTRASASSSNGKVQVGSQKSAEKNGAPYLERNKSDDADGNMCASSTGVVRLQSRRKAEMFLVRTDGFSCTREKVTESSLAFTHPSTQQQMLMWKSPPRTVLLLKKLGDELMEEAKEVASFLHHQEKMNVLVEPDVHDTFARIPGYGFVQTFYTQDTSDLHERVDFVTCLGGDGLILHASNLFRTSVPPVVSFNLGSLGFLTSHNFEGFRQDLRDLIHGNNTLGVYITLRMRLRCEIFRKGKAMPGKVFDVLNEVVVDRGSNPYLSKIECYEHNHLITKVQADGVIVATPTGSTAYSTAAGGSMVHPNVPCMLFTPICPHSLSFRPVILPDSAWLELKIPDEARSNAWVSFDGKRRQQLSRGDSVRISMSQHPLPTVNKSDQTCDWFRSLIRCLNWNERLDQKAL from the exons ATGCTCGACGTCTGCGCTCCGCACGGGCCCGTCAAGCTCCCGGCTGCGTCTGTCGGCGGGGTGCGAATCGCCTGGGTCGCCGGCAGGTGCTGGTGGCGAtcggcggcggtgggggcggcGCGCCATGGCGTCGCCGCGCGGGCGTCGTCCTTCGGTTCCCGGATCGGGCTCGATTCCCAG AATTTTCACACAAGGGACCTGTCCCAGTTGTTGTGGATCGGTCCGGTGCCTGGTGACATCGCGGAGATTGAGGCCTACTGCCGAATATTCCGTGCTGCCGAGCAGCTCCACACCACGGTCATGTCAGCACTCTGTGATCCAGAGACAGGAGAGTGCCCTGTACGCTATGATGTGGAGTCAGAGGATCTGCCAGTGCTGGAAGACAAGGTCGCTGCCGTCCTTGGCTGCATGCTGGCGTTGCTGAACCGGGGAAGGAATGAGGTGCTCTCAGGGAGGTCAGGTGTTGCAGGTGCCTTCCAGGGATCTGAGGACAGCACCTCTGATAGGATCCCACCGCTTGCCTTGTTCCGTGGAGACATGAAGTGTTGCTGTGAGAGTATGCAGGTGGCGCTTGCCAGCTACCTTGGACCGAGTGAGCCCAGGGGGTTGGACGTATGGAGGAAGCTGCAGAGGTTGAAGAACGCTTGTTACGATGCAGGTTTCCCAAGGCCTGATGGTTATCCATGTCCGACATTATTTGCAAATTGGTTTCCGGTGTACCTTTCGATTGTGTCAGATAATTCAGGAACAGATGAGCTAGAAGTTGCATTTTGGAGGGGAGGGCAAGTCAGTGAGGAGGGACTGGCATGGCTACTAGAAAAGGGATTCAAAACTATAGTTGATCTCCGTGAAGAAGATGTTAAAGATGATTTGTACCTTTCAGCAGTTCAGGAACTTGTCTCATCTGGGAAGATAGAGGTGGTGAATATGCCAGTTGAGATTGGAACTGCACCATCAGCTGAACAGGTTCAGCAATTTGCAGCTCTTGTGTCAGATGGCGCAAAGAAGCCCATTTATCTCCATAGCAAAGAAGGTGTTTCTAGGACGTCTGCAATGGTCTCAAGATGGAAACAGTATGTTACTCGTTCAGAGAGATGGGCTGTCCAAAATCACTCTCTAAATGGGAATGGTAAGGTCCTGACAAGTTACGAGACCATGCAGCGCACGGGCAGCCCAAGTTCCTCTATGAATGGAACTGAAAATGGTACGATAACGGAATCTGATAGGACCATGAACAATGGGGAATCATGTGAGATAGACATAGAGACAGCTCGTCATAATCTGGAGATCACTAATGCCCTTTCCAATGATCAAAGCACTCAACAAGGCGAAATGCCTGGCACCGGGGCAGAACTCTTGTCAAACTTTAAACTGGAGAGTAACCCCCTTAAAGCACAATTTCCTACTTGTGATGTTTTCTCTAGAAAAGAGATGACCAAGTTTTTTAGAAGCAAAAAGGTTTATCCAAAATCTGTTCTGAACTCTAGGAGACGATCAAGTAGCTTGCTGGTCTCAAGGAGAAAACAAAATCTCAATGCGGAGCGTAATGGAACCATTGACTATGAAGCAGCAGAGTTTCCAGTTCTGGAAAGTTCAAATGGGAAATCATTTAACAATGATTATATTCTATCAGTTGCTTCAGGTATCACTAATGGAAAACCTTCCAACAATGGAGCCTCCTCATTAATTGAGGAAAAGGAAACGGAAGTTTCAGTCGCTACTGTTGGTACTAGAGCATCTGCCAGCAGTTCTAATGGAAAGGTTCAGGTTGGATCACAAAAATCTGCTGAAAAGAATGGTGCCCCTTATCTTGAGAGAAACAAATCAGATGATGCTGATGGAAATATGTGTGCTTCTTCAACTGGTGTCGTTAGACTCCAGTCAAGAAGAAAAGCAGAGATGTTTCTAGTACGTACAGATGGATTTTCTTGTACTAGAGAAAAAGTAACAGAATCATCTCTGGCTTTTACGCATCCTAGTACCCAGCAACAGATGCTTATGTGGAAATCACCTCCAAGGACTGTCTTACTTTTGAAGAAATTAGGCGATGAGCTCATGGAAGAAGCTAAAGAG GTTGCTTCATTTCTGCATCATCAAGAAAAGATGAATGTTCTTGTGGAACCTGATGTTCATGATACGTTTGCTAGAATTCCAGGTTATGGTTTTGTGCAAACCTTCTATACTCAAGATACCAG TGACCTTCATGAGCGAGTTGATTTTGTTACATGCTTGGGTGGTGATGGACTCATTTTGCATGCGTCAAACCTATTTAGAACTTCTGTACCACCTGTTGTCTCCTTCAATCTTGGATCTCTTGGGTTCTTAACTTCACATAAT TTCGAAGGTTTCAGACAAGACTTGAGAGATTTAATCCATGGGAACAACACACTTGGAGTTTATATAACCCTTAGAATGCGTCTAAGATGTGAGATCTTTCGTAAAGGAAAAGCAATGCCTGGTAAAGTATTTGATGTGCTGAATGAAGTTGTTGTTGATCGAGGTTCCAATCCATACCTATCAAAAATCGAGTGTTATGAGCATAACCACCTTATCACTAAG gtgcaagctgaTGGGGTGATAGTTGCAACACCAACTGGCAGCACAGCATATTCTACCGCAGCAGGGGGATCAATG GTTCATCCAAATGTCCCATGCATGCTGTTTACTCCAATCTGCCCTCACTCACTGTCATTTAGACCTGTCATCCTTCCGGATTCTGCCTGGCTTGAATTAAAG ATACCAGATGAGGCAAGAAGCAATGCATGGGTTTCATTTGATGGCAAAAGGAGGCAGCAACTGTCAAGAGGAGATTCTGTTCGTATATCCATGAGTCAGCACCCGCTCCCAACTGTTAATAAATCTGACCAAACGTGTGATTGGTTCCGCAGCCTGATCAGGTGCCTCAACTGGAACGAGCGATTGGACCAGAAGGCACTATAG